A genomic stretch from Candidatus Thiothrix anitrata includes:
- a CDS encoding HesB/IscA family protein, whose product MITVTPQAATQIRTASVQGNAIGLPLRIAIQQKPAAGLHYLMGFDDQEKEGDTKVETEGVTLVVDAASQPLAQGMTLDFVELEGKMEFIFINPNDPNYSAPQV is encoded by the coding sequence ATGATTACTGTGACACCACAGGCTGCCACGCAAATTCGCACAGCTTCTGTACAAGGTAATGCCATTGGTTTGCCATTGCGCATTGCAATTCAGCAAAAACCAGCTGCTGGTTTGCATTATTTGATGGGATTTGATGATCAGGAAAAAGAGGGTGACACTAAGGTGGAAACCGAAGGTGTAACGCTGGTGGTGGATGCGGCATCTCAGCCTTTGGCACAAGGGATGACGCTGGATTTTGTGGAGTTGGAAGGCAAGATGGAATTTATTTTCATCAATCCAAACGATCCTAACTATAGCGCACCGCAGGTGTAA
- a CDS encoding GAF domain-containing sensor histidine kinase, translating to MEEQVIRFTSPKKPASASSTTGIPPDGARQAYWATQEGRPVIDLPWQAQVSLLLLFFLFTVIGAVYFWAISSGVRHDWLAPLMTALWLLSGAGVLALLYWLWREFSRFGMELSHWAMRLSKGDLSARMSILGKSCPSRKIREQINSITDNYQALSRMQQQRLSRQEKYIAEKKRHLGVLYEVASCINRADSLEDLLNRFLLTLKEVVKAEAATVRLLDKDGKMRLVASIGLTEEAVALEDYLPSPNCSCGRAATDSEIKVRSDISQCNRTLGRELCEGTTAVELLAIPLQYRERILGVYNLFIPVGRYERSEDDELLISIGQHLGMAIEKASSDEDTRTLSIMEERTRMAHELHDSLAQTLASLRFKVRLFDDSLNRGDESVIWQELEGLENTIDEAYGELRSLITHFRAPIDGKGVLRAVERLTERFGKETGMEVFFYHNWHLKDLSRESELEVIRIVQESLTNARKHSQASTVRILMYSSEEGRCSILVEDDGIGLPDPLPEPNPTTGEHIGLRIMQERAERIGGEIHFESEPGEGTLIQLNFDAPLVKKLSDLVGAHPLSQPDTPQVTTHE from the coding sequence GTGGAAGAGCAAGTCATCCGGTTTACCTCACCCAAGAAGCCTGCCTCAGCGTCGTCAACGACGGGAATCCCTCCCGACGGTGCACGTCAGGCGTATTGGGCAACTCAAGAAGGCCGACCGGTGATCGACTTGCCTTGGCAGGCACAGGTGAGCTTGCTCTTGCTGTTTTTCTTGTTTACGGTGATTGGTGCCGTTTATTTTTGGGCAATCAGTTCCGGGGTTCGCCATGATTGGCTAGCTCCGTTGATGACAGCATTGTGGCTATTGTCAGGTGCTGGAGTATTGGCATTGTTGTATTGGTTGTGGCGTGAATTCTCGCGGTTTGGTATGGAATTGTCGCATTGGGCAATGCGCTTGAGTAAGGGGGATTTGAGTGCGCGAATGTCAATCTTGGGCAAAAGTTGCCCATCGCGTAAGATTCGCGAACAAATCAATTCAATAACCGATAATTATCAAGCTCTTTCGCGGATGCAACAGCAACGTTTGAGCCGTCAGGAAAAATATATTGCCGAGAAAAAACGCCATTTGGGGGTGTTGTACGAGGTGGCGAGTTGCATTAACCGTGCGGATAGTTTGGAAGACTTACTTAACCGTTTCTTGCTAACCTTGAAGGAAGTGGTCAAGGCGGAAGCAGCAACGGTACGTTTATTGGATAAAGACGGCAAGATGCGTTTGGTAGCGAGTATTGGCTTAACCGAGGAGGCGGTTGCTTTGGAGGATTATTTACCCTCCCCCAATTGTTCGTGTGGACGGGCGGCGACTGATAGCGAAATTAAAGTGCGTAGTGATATTTCGCAATGCAATCGTACTTTGGGTCGGGAATTATGCGAAGGTACGACGGCGGTGGAACTGCTGGCGATTCCGTTGCAGTACCGTGAGCGCATTTTGGGGGTGTATAACCTCTTTATTCCGGTGGGGCGTTACGAGCGCAGTGAAGACGATGAACTGTTAATTAGTATCGGTCAGCATTTGGGTATGGCGATTGAAAAAGCCAGTAGCGACGAAGATACCCGCACTTTGTCGATTATGGAAGAACGTACCCGTATGGCGCACGAATTGCACGATTCCTTGGCGCAAACCTTGGCGAGTTTACGTTTCAAAGTACGCTTGTTTGACGACTCCCTCAATCGTGGCGATGAGTCAGTGATTTGGCAGGAGTTGGAAGGCTTGGAGAATACCATTGACGAAGCCTACGGTGAATTGCGCAGTTTAATTACCCATTTTCGTGCGCCGATTGATGGTAAAGGGGTGTTGCGTGCGGTGGAGCGCTTAACGGAACGCTTCGGTAAAGAAACGGGAATGGAAGTGTTCTTTTATCACAATTGGCACTTGAAAGATTTGTCGCGTGAATCCGAGTTGGAAGTGATTCGGATTGTGCAGGAGTCGTTGACCAATGCGCGTAAACACAGTCAGGCCAGTACTGTGCGAATTTTGATGTACAGCTCGGAGGAAGGGCGGTGCAGCATTTTAGTGGAGGATGATGGTATAGGTTTGCCTGATCCGTTGCCGGAACCGAACCCAACGACGGGTGAGCATATTGGTTTACGCATTATGCAAGAGCGGGCGGAACGCATTGGTGGTGAGATACATTTTGAAAGTGAGCCGGGTGAGGGTACACTGATACAATTGAACTTCGACGCGCCTCTTGTTAAAAAACTGTCCGACTTGGTGGGGGCGCACCCATTATCTCAACCGGACACACCACAAGTGACCACACATGAATGA